The segment CATTTCTGAACCAATTATCAAAGACCTGAACGGAAATTTTTCGTCGAACGCAATATTGCTTTTTAACAACGTTTACGTTGAAATCGTTTTTTGTAAAAATTTGAGAAATCAAATCCGGAGAAAACTTACCCAAAAGAGTTTTTTCAAACACTTCGTTTTCCACGGTTTTAACGGTTTGTTTATTTTTTTCGCAAACAAAGTCCGACAAGAGTGTACTGTCTCCGGGAACGTACTGTGCAAATACTATCCGTCCGTTTTTTTCAAGAAGTGTGTGAAGCTGTTCTGTAAACGCGTCAAAAAAATCTTTTTCTATAAGCGCCAAAACCCCGCGTCCGATTATACAATCGAATTTAGCGTCTATTTTATCTCCGATTTGTAAAATTTCACCAAAGCGGATAATCGGTTGTGCAAAATACGAAAGTTTTTTAGTAAAATTCTCAAAGTTTTGCGCGTCTTCTTTTGAAAGCGCATACGCCCAAACGCCGCCTGCGCTTGAACATCGAAGCGCTTCCAATGTGAAAAATCCGTTTGAGCCGCAATTTATATCAAGCGTAAGATCGTCAGGCTTAATATTGGCTGTTTCAAAAAAATCTCTGCGTACGTTTTCTGCGTATTTGTCTAAGCCGGACAACGTACGCTCAAACAGAAGCGTGTCAGATTGTGCAAATACTCCGCATTCGGTCTCAAACGAATTTGCAGCAATTTGAATCTCTCGGCGTCGTTGTACTTCTTCTGCGATTTTGGCTTCATAGCCCTGATTTGATGGCATATAGAACACTTTTCCGCGCAAATTGTCAGGAAGATACTGCTGATTTATCCAATGGTCGCGGTAGGCGTGTGGGTACAAATATCCGTCTCCATGTCCAAAATCTTCGCCGTCGCGGGAGGAATCTCTAAGAGCGTTTGGAATATCGTCGGCTTTGTCTTCCTCTTCTATTGATTTAACAGCGTCAAAAAAAGCCATTGCGCTGTTGCTTTTCGGTGCGGTAGATAAATATAAACACGCTTGCGTTAAATGGTATCTTCCTTCCGGCATACCCACGTAGTCATAAGCGGCGGCGCAATTCATAACGACTTGAATCGCTAACGGATCGGCAAGACCCACGTCCTCGCTTGCAAGGATTATCATTCTGCGAAAAATAAATCTCGGATCTTCACCGGCATATACCATTTTGGCGAGCCAAAACAACGCGGCGTCCGCGTCGCTTCCGCGAACGGATTTTATGAACGCAGATATTATGTCGTAATGCGCATCGCCGTCTTTGTCGTATAAAACAGCGCGCTTTTGAATTGATTCTTGGGCGATTTCAAGCGTTATGTGTATGTTTTTGTCTTCGTTTTCAGGCGTCGTTTCTACAGCCAATTCAATTGCGTTCAAAACCGAACGCGCGTCGCCGTTTGCCGTCCTGCAAAGATGTATTACCGCATCGTCGTCGATACGGATTTTTTTATTTCCGTATCCGCGAACGCAGTCGTTCATCGCC is part of the Chitinispirillales bacterium genome and harbors:
- a CDS encoding AAA family ATPase encodes the protein MDLFETSSKNLLKSQSPLADRMRPRTLSEYIGQKAILGKGRLLRRAIEADRLSSLIFYGPPGCGKTTLAKIIANTTKSHFITINAVLAGKADIVQSIQEAQNEYNLYSRRTILFVDEVHRFNKAQQDALLPHVESGTLILIGATTENPYFEVNKALVSRSRIFRLVPLGDDDLRQVLFQAMNDCVRGYGNKKIRIDDDAVIHLCRTANGDARSVLNAIELAVETTPENEDKNIHITLEIAQESIQKRAVLYDKDGDAHYDIISAFIKSVRGSDADAALFWLAKMVYAGEDPRFIFRRMIILASEDVGLADPLAIQVVMNCAAAYDYVGMPEGRYHLTQACLYLSTAPKSNSAMAFFDAVKSIEEEDKADDIPNALRDSSRDGEDFGHGDGYLYPHAYRDHWINQQYLPDNLRGKVFYMPSNQGYEAKIAEEVQRRREIQIAANSFETECGVFAQSDTLLFERTLSGLDKYAENVRRDFFETANIKPDDLTLDINCGSNGFFTLEALRCSSAGGVWAYALSKEDAQNFENFTKKLSYFAQPIIRFGEILQIGDKIDAKFDCIIGRGVLALIEKDFFDAFTEQLHTLLEKNGRIVFAQYVPGDSTLLSDFVCEKNKQTVKTVENEVFEKTLLGKFSPDLISQIFTKNDFNVNVVKKQYCVRRKISVQVFDNWFRNDENSFGNVLKKRFGEDDCQKIKEELKFSLASRETEWKQANFFWEIKTTKA